The Populus alba chromosome 13, ASM523922v2, whole genome shotgun sequence genome contains the following window.
ttttttttcggtttggctcggtttttttttgtttttttttcggttcggttcagttttatAAACCTAAAACCAATACCAAACTGAACCGgttggtttttttcaaaattttaatcggttcaatcggttttttttctcggtttggtttttttggttatttttttttggttttcttgatttctcagttttttttgctcacccctactgATACCCTATCTGAGctggttttttttcctataaaacaGTGGCTCGGCTAGTTCTCTTTCATGCAAGATCGATCTGCATACCCAATTGAACATATTTCTGATTAAAAACAACCATTTTACTCATCCATtttctacatatatatatatatatatatatatatatatagagagagagagagagagagagagagagagagagagattaaatTCTACTCCCATATGACTAGTACTGTTCTATTACAAATCTGATAACCTGATGAAGTTCAAACAACTCCTTCCAGTTCAAACTAGTAGTCTAGATTCTAGACTTCAAAGAAAGAGTTTTATAATCTGAACTAATTAATTACTGCCTTCCAGTTCCTGCATCACTTGCTGGATCCAATTTGTACCATCATCGTCGTAGTTGGAAGCATAGAAAGACATGTATCCTAATTCTTCTGTCAAGAACAATGATTCATAAGCATCTTGGTTGTAATTGTTGTCTACAAAAAATGGCTGGTTCCAGAAATCTGAACCTGAGTCTTGAAATATCTCCATTGAAGAGAAACTATCCTCGGCAACGCTATTCATGCCTGACACAGAATCATTACTCATGGAGGAGAACTCACTGCAAGATATTTCTTGAGATGAAGGAAAGTTCTctacatttttttcttgatgaacAGATTCAGAGGGAGTATTGACAGAAACACTGTCAGTTTCAGACTTTTTAGTCTGAATAACTTCAGATTGTGAAGATTCACTTGACTGCTCTTTATTCATCACCTCAGAAGGAACTGGTTGGTTTTGCTTCACTCTCTTGCTCAAGTTGGTATGCCAGTGATTTTTAATTTCGTTGTCTGTTCTTCCAGGTAATTTCCTAGAAATAATAGACCATCTGTAGAAGAAAAGGTCACACATCGTCAatcattttcatcatatttGCTTCGAATTTTCCAGTCAATAGAatgttttcttaacatttacATGGAAGAAGCAGCATGCATGCTGTgaagaaaattttaatgaaGTTGCTTTCATGTTGAGTCCATACCTATTTCCAAGTTCTTCATGCATTTGAATGATCAAATTATCCTCTTCTTCGGAGAAATTTCCTCGCTTTACGTCCGGCCGGAGATAGTTCATCCATCGTAATCTGCAACTCTTGCCACACCGTGATAAACCTGCAAAACATTACCAAATTAACATGGAAATTAACCATAAAGTTGAACCAAAATTTTCTTCCTATTTTCTCTTCATgacaaagaaaagcaaaagatcATATCATACCAAGACACAGGaagcaaaaaaattatcagAAATAAGAAAACGTTggtgaatttttctttttcgaaACCCATTTTATTCGTAGCTTCGAAGAAGCAAAAAGAAAGTTGTATCTCAATATTTACCAGCAAACTTGGGAAGTTGGCGCCAATTCCAGTGGCCATATTTCTGAATATAAACTCTCagcttttcatcttcttctatacTCCATGAACCTTTCCTGATTCCATTTTTATCAATAGAGGCTGATTTGACCATCTTTCTGTAGCTAATAAGTAGAGCCTTTCTAGTTTCTATAATTCCTATGTTGAGGGATAAGGCTATAAAGTGTTACCAAGTAAGGCAAgcgtgtgtgtttgtgtgtgtttgtatacatatatatatataaggcaaGCGTGTGTGTTCGTGTGTGTATCTTCCATTACATCATAAATTTGGACACAAAAAATGTATTCAAACCaaaggaaattaaaagaattgaacATCATGAATTTGAACACAAAAGCTATTCAAACTAGAGGAGGAGAATTGTCCGCAACCATGTAAAGTGgatcaattattatatattttaaggaAATTGAGGGCCCATTAGAAAGTGCAAtgatgttttctcttttcaaaatTGAATAGAGCCATGTTTAGAGTGAACATGGAGGCTTCCAAAAAGCGTTTTCTCTCGGTCAAAGTCAGATGACCATACACTGTCCAGCATTGCTTTAGTTCTAGTCTAGTCAATTGAttgccaaaaacaacaaaaaaggaaaggaaggggaaaaaaaccttGATTATAATTACTTTTGGATCTGTATTTTAAACcatgttgttttaa
Protein-coding sequences here:
- the LOC118028163 gene encoding transcription factor MYB15-like; the protein is MVKSASIDKNGIRKGSWSIEEDEKLRVYIQKYGHWNWRQLPKFAGLSRCGKSCRLRWMNYLRPDVKRGNFSEEEDNLIIQMHEELGNRWSIISRKLPGRTDNEIKNHWHTNLSKRVKQNQPVPSEVMNKEQSSESSQSEVIQTKKSETDSVSVNTPSESVHQEKNVENFPSSQEISCSEFSSMSNDSVSGMNSVAEDSFSSMEIFQDSGSDFWNQPFFVDNNYNQDAYESLFLTEELGYMSFYASNYDDDGTNWIQQVMQELEGSN